Proteins from a genomic interval of Amycolatopsis sp. cg13:
- a CDS encoding cold-shock protein: MALGTVKWFNSEKGYGFIESPEGPDVFVHYSAIQADGFRTLDEGDRVEFEVQSGRDGRSQAADVRKV; the protein is encoded by the coding sequence GTGGCACTCGGCACCGTCAAGTGGTTCAACTCGGAAAAGGGCTACGGGTTCATCGAATCCCCCGAGGGTCCGGACGTCTTCGTCCACTATTCGGCCATCCAGGCCGACGGATTCCGCACTCTCGACGAGGGCGATCGGGTGGAGTTCGAAGTCCAGTCCGGCCGCGACGGCCGAAGCCAGGCCGCGGACGTCCGCAAGGTCTAG
- a CDS encoding AAA family ATPase yields MSDPQITLTVRHTPSALDARRGVVRLHPEVLDALGLRAWDAVHLTGARRTAALAAPAAEEATPGVVLTDDVTMSNLGVAEGGEVVVSPAEVTAARTVTVSGSRLASVSVSPQTLRLALTGKVLTRGDAVSLLPQDLSPAPGSDVAAVRGQLSRVIGATWTNELLTVTATEPAGVVVVGPSTVVSWRDGARTGAPTGEPSVRTATALVRTTAVTAAEDYLDAEIVEEVVTEAREEELDEPVPVADLVGAESAARKLAEWFDLAFHRPELLAKLGTSAHLGVLLSGPEGVGKATLVRSVAAAEKVRVVSVTAPNIAVLEPNAAHRSLREAIDRAAGGDGPGVLLINDIDALLPATQPPPVATVVLEELRAALRQDGLAVVATTARAESVDPRLRGADLLDRELGLPLPEAKTRVELLRILLRDVPVESGADLGVLAERTPGFVAADLLALRRDAALRAALRQRDVEEPKISQQDLLDALATVRPISLSTSDNLATGGLTLDDVGNMTSVKEALTETVLWPLRYPDSFARLGIEPPRGVLLYGPPGGGKTFLVRALAGTGALNVFAIKGAELLDKWVGESERAVRDLFRRAADAAPSLIFLDEIDALAPRRGQSSDSGVADRVVAALLTELDGVEPMREVVVLGATNRPELVDPALLRPGRLERRIYVPPPDAESRAAILAATAKHTPLASDVDLAATAEALEGYSAADCAALIREAALTAMRESLEAREVTAAHLDKAREAVRPSLDAAQLATLEAYAQAQQER; encoded by the coding sequence GTGAGCGATCCGCAGATCACCCTGACCGTCCGGCACACGCCGTCCGCGCTCGACGCGCGGCGGGGGGTTGTCCGGCTGCACCCGGAAGTGCTCGACGCGCTCGGCCTGCGGGCCTGGGACGCCGTGCACCTCACTGGCGCGCGGCGCACTGCCGCGCTGGCCGCGCCTGCCGCGGAGGAGGCGACGCCGGGTGTCGTGTTGACCGATGACGTCACCATGTCGAACCTCGGCGTCGCTGAGGGCGGCGAGGTCGTGGTCTCGCCGGCAGAGGTCACCGCTGCCCGCACGGTCACGGTGTCCGGGTCTCGGCTGGCGTCGGTTTCGGTGTCGCCGCAGACGTTGCGGCTCGCGCTCACTGGCAAGGTTTTGACCCGTGGCGACGCGGTTTCCCTGTTGCCGCAAGACCTCTCGCCCGCGCCGGGCTCGGACGTCGCCGCTGTCCGCGGACAGTTGTCCCGCGTGATCGGGGCGACCTGGACCAACGAACTGCTGACCGTCACGGCTACCGAACCGGCTGGCGTTGTCGTGGTTGGACCGTCCACTGTGGTCAGCTGGCGGGACGGCGCGCGCACTGGCGCGCCGACTGGCGAACCGTCAGTGCGCACCGCGACCGCGCTCGTTCGCACCACCGCTGTCACCGCGGCCGAGGACTATCTCGACGCGGAGATCGTCGAGGAGGTCGTCACCGAGGCTCGCGAGGAAGAGCTGGACGAGCCGGTGCCGGTCGCTGATCTGGTCGGGGCCGAGAGCGCGGCGCGCAAGCTGGCCGAGTGGTTCGACCTGGCGTTCCACCGGCCGGAGCTGCTGGCGAAGCTGGGCACCTCGGCGCACCTGGGCGTGCTGCTGTCCGGGCCGGAAGGCGTCGGCAAGGCGACGCTGGTGCGGTCGGTCGCCGCGGCGGAGAAGGTGCGCGTGGTGTCGGTGACCGCGCCGAATATCGCTGTGCTGGAACCGAATGCGGCGCACCGGTCGCTGCGCGAGGCCATCGACCGGGCTGCGGGCGGCGACGGTCCGGGCGTGCTGTTGATCAACGACATCGACGCGCTCCTCCCGGCCACGCAACCGCCGCCGGTGGCCACGGTGGTGCTGGAAGAACTGCGCGCCGCGCTGCGCCAAGACGGGCTGGCTGTGGTGGCGACGACCGCGCGGGCCGAGTCGGTGGACCCGCGGCTGCGCGGTGCCGACCTGCTCGACCGCGAGCTGGGGCTGCCGCTGCCGGAGGCGAAAACGCGCGTCGAACTGCTGCGGATCCTGCTCCGCGACGTGCCGGTCGAATCCGGGGCCGACCTGGGCGTGCTCGCCGAACGGACGCCCGGTTTCGTCGCCGCCGACCTGCTCGCGCTGCGCCGGGACGCGGCGTTGCGGGCCGCGCTGCGCCAGCGGGACGTCGAGGAACCCAAGATCTCCCAGCAGGATTTGCTCGACGCGCTGGCCACCGTCCGGCCGATCTCGCTGTCCACTTCGGACAATCTGGCCACCGGCGGGCTGACCCTGGACGACGTCGGCAACATGACGTCGGTCAAGGAAGCGCTCACCGAAACGGTGCTGTGGCCGCTGCGCTACCCGGATTCGTTCGCCCGGCTCGGCATCGAACCGCCGCGCGGCGTGCTGCTGTACGGACCGCCCGGCGGCGGCAAGACGTTCCTCGTCCGGGCGCTCGCGGGCACCGGCGCGCTGAACGTGTTCGCGATCAAGGGCGCGGAGCTGCTGGACAAATGGGTCGGCGAATCGGAACGCGCGGTCCGCGACCTGTTCCGCCGCGCGGCCGACGCCGCCCCGTCGCTGATCTTCCTCGACGAGATCGACGCGCTCGCCCCGCGCCGCGGCCAGTCGTCCGACTCCGGCGTGGCCGACCGCGTGGTCGCCGCGCTGCTCACCGAACTGGACGGCGTGGAGCCGATGCGCGAGGTCGTCGTGCTGGGCGCGACGAACCGGCCCGAGCTGGTCGACCCGGCTTTGCTGCGCCCCGGACGCTTGGAGCGGCGGATCTACGTGCCGCCGCCGGACGCCGAATCCCGCGCCGCGATCCTCGCCGCGACGGCCAAGCACACCCCGCTGGCGTCCGATGTGGACCTCGCGGCCACCGCCGAGGCGCTGGAGGGCTACTCGGCCGCCGACTGCGCAGCGCTGATCCGGGAGGCGGCGCTGACGGCGATGCGCGAGTCGCTGGAGGCGCGCGAGGTGACCGCGGCGCATCTGGACAAGGCTCGCGAGGCGGTGCGGCCTTCGCTGGACGCGGCGCAGTTGGCAACTCTGGAGGCTTACGCGCAGGCGCAGCAGGAGCGTTGA
- the glp gene encoding gephyrin-like molybdotransferase Glp, whose product MISVDAYRETVTELLGRAPVRTVPVAEAAGLVLARDVLADVALPPFDNSAMDGYAVRAADVAEVPVTLPVADDIPAGRVDVKPLESGTAQRIMTGAPLPPGADAIVMVEDTDRGTAEVRISRAAAAGNHIRRIGEDVTKGTVALHAGTVLSHAHLGLAAAVGLAELEVYRPLSVLVVSTGTELVEAPNPLQHGQIYESNSVMLAAALQGLGCRVEVVRSVVDDVEEFRKIIEPRLESVDLLITSGGVSAGAYEVVKDALTGQGVEFQKIAMQPGGPQGCGRWNGVPVVTLPGNPVSVLVSFEAFLRPAVLSAMGHSDVDRRRVRARLTEDMTSPAGRRQYRRGFYTPVLGEVTGIVGPRGGPGSHLLAAFTQANCLIVLPEEVSAAAEGDEVEVLLL is encoded by the coding sequence GTGATCTCCGTCGACGCCTACCGCGAGACCGTGACCGAACTGCTCGGCCGCGCGCCTGTCCGCACTGTTCCGGTGGCCGAAGCCGCCGGGCTCGTCCTGGCCCGCGACGTGCTCGCCGACGTGGCGCTGCCGCCCTTCGACAACTCCGCGATGGACGGGTACGCCGTGCGCGCCGCGGACGTCGCCGAGGTCCCGGTGACGCTTCCGGTCGCCGACGACATCCCGGCCGGACGGGTCGACGTCAAGCCGCTCGAATCGGGTACCGCTCAGCGGATCATGACCGGCGCGCCGCTGCCGCCGGGCGCGGACGCGATCGTGATGGTCGAGGACACCGACCGCGGGACCGCGGAAGTCCGGATCTCCCGCGCGGCCGCTGCCGGCAACCACATCCGCCGGATCGGCGAGGACGTCACGAAGGGGACCGTCGCGCTGCACGCGGGCACCGTGCTGAGCCATGCGCACCTGGGCCTCGCCGCCGCGGTCGGGTTGGCGGAGCTCGAGGTGTACCGGCCGCTGTCGGTGCTGGTGGTGTCGACCGGCACGGAGCTGGTGGAAGCCCCGAACCCGTTGCAGCACGGGCAAATCTACGAATCGAACAGCGTGATGCTGGCGGCGGCTTTGCAGGGGCTCGGTTGCCGGGTCGAGGTCGTGCGCAGCGTGGTCGACGACGTGGAGGAATTCCGCAAGATCATCGAGCCGCGGCTGGAGTCGGTGGATCTGCTGATCACGTCTGGCGGGGTGTCGGCCGGTGCGTATGAGGTGGTGAAGGACGCGCTGACCGGGCAGGGCGTGGAATTCCAGAAGATCGCGATGCAGCCGGGCGGGCCGCAGGGGTGCGGGCGGTGGAATGGCGTGCCGGTGGTGACGCTGCCGGGGAATCCGGTGAGTGTGCTGGTGTCGTTCGAGGCGTTTTTGCGACCGGCAGTGCTGTCAGCGATGGGCCATTCGGACGTGGACCGGCGGCGGGTGCGGGCTCGGTTGACGGAGGACATGACTTCACCGGCTGGGCGACGGCAGTACCGGCGGGGGTTTTATACGCCGGTTCTTGGTGAGGTGACTGGGATTGTCGGGCCTCGGGGCGGGCCGGGGTCGCATTTGCTGGCGGCGTTTACGCAGGCCAATTGTTTGATCGTCTTGCCGGAGGAGGTTTCGGCGGCTGCGGAGGGGGATGAGGTCGAGGTGCTGCTGCTTTAG
- a CDS encoding GlsB/YeaQ/YmgE family stress response membrane protein produces MGIILWIVFGALVGWIANLVVGGRERQRQGCLVSVLVGVVGAALGGFIYRLATGEQQHFEFDFPSFGVAILGAIVLLLVLRLVSAATASRRDRDRW; encoded by the coding sequence ATGGGCATCATCCTGTGGATCGTCTTCGGCGCGCTGGTCGGCTGGATCGCGAACCTCGTGGTCGGCGGCCGGGAGCGGCAGCGGCAGGGCTGTCTCGTCAGCGTGCTGGTCGGCGTGGTCGGGGCGGCCCTCGGCGGCTTCATCTACCGGCTCGCGACCGGTGAGCAGCAACACTTCGAGTTCGATTTCCCGAGCTTCGGCGTCGCGATCCTCGGCGCGATCGTGCTGCTGCTCGTGTTGCGGCTGGTCAGCGCCGCGACTGCGAGCCGCCGCGATCGTGACCGTTGGTAA
- a CDS encoding AIM24 family protein, which produces MRVHTRHTPGFGVARVLLAPGEAVQAASESLLASSFNVAETNQNRGRKGGPSVFTAPQEGGWVDLAPLGPGDVYPLELTGSTGWSVHREGVLARPSTVRVDQNWAPLQQLFGADSGFLEHYSGRGPLLLTAPGPVDSFDLGRGEIVTVRPDYLLAYPDTVQCRLRALDPSGPQSLRTGEGLVLDFAGPGTVLVQSRNRRVSQA; this is translated from the coding sequence ATGCGCGTCCACACCAGGCACACGCCGGGATTCGGCGTCGCCCGCGTGCTGCTCGCCCCCGGCGAAGCCGTGCAGGCGGCCTCGGAATCGTTGCTGGCCAGCAGCTTCAACGTGGCCGAGACGAACCAGAACCGCGGCCGCAAGGGCGGTCCTTCGGTGTTCACCGCGCCGCAGGAAGGCGGCTGGGTCGACCTGGCCCCGCTCGGGCCCGGCGACGTCTATCCGCTCGAATTGACCGGTTCCACCGGCTGGTCGGTGCACCGCGAAGGCGTCCTCGCGCGGCCGAGCACGGTCCGCGTCGACCAGAACTGGGCCCCACTGCAGCAGTTGTTCGGCGCCGATTCGGGGTTCCTCGAGCACTACAGCGGCCGCGGCCCGCTCCTGCTCACCGCGCCCGGCCCGGTGGACTCGTTCGACCTCGGCCGCGGCGAGATCGTGACCGTGCGCCCGGACTATCTCCTCGCCTATCCCGACACCGTGCAATGCCGGTTGCGCGCGCTTGATCCGAGCGGTCCGCAGTCGCTGCGAACCGGCGAAGGACTCGTCCTCGATTTCGCCGGACCGGGCACCGTGCTCGTCCAATCGCGCAACCGGCGAGTGTCGCAGGCGTAA
- the pssA gene encoding CDP-diacylglycerol--serine O-phosphatidyltransferase, with the protein MVRVTTPGVRLLPNAITVLALCAGLSSVQFALTGNYAMAIGSIGIAAVLDSLDGRIARLLDATSKMGAELDSLSDGISFGVAPALVLYIWQAHGDRIGWVASLIFAVCMILRLARFNTLLDDTDQPPYAAEFFVGVPAPAGGLVAMLPLIATLQWGEGWWSEQYVVLVWTIAVAALLISRIPTLSLKTVKAPAKAIAPLLVGVGLLAAAIIVFPLAALAVALVLYLLHIPYSVYRHRWLAAHPEAWEVPPRERRAIRRARSHRRLRLRPASGRVAGAAMRAVRRTNSDVVRSRNLRERDHSSATSGPTQRRRSWRRIGIRRR; encoded by the coding sequence ATGGTCCGCGTGACCACCCCTGGCGTCCGGCTGCTGCCGAACGCGATCACCGTGCTCGCGCTCTGCGCCGGTCTCTCCTCGGTGCAGTTCGCCCTCACCGGCAACTACGCGATGGCGATCGGCTCGATCGGCATCGCCGCCGTCCTCGACAGCCTCGACGGCCGCATCGCCCGCCTGCTCGACGCGACGTCCAAGATGGGCGCCGAACTCGACTCGCTGTCGGACGGCATTTCGTTCGGCGTCGCGCCCGCGCTGGTGCTCTACATCTGGCAGGCGCACGGCGACCGCATCGGCTGGGTCGCGTCGCTGATCTTCGCGGTCTGCATGATCCTGCGGCTCGCCCGCTTCAACACGCTGCTCGACGACACCGACCAGCCGCCGTACGCCGCCGAGTTCTTCGTCGGCGTGCCCGCGCCGGCCGGCGGGCTGGTCGCGATGCTGCCGCTGATCGCCACGCTGCAGTGGGGCGAGGGCTGGTGGTCGGAGCAGTACGTGGTGCTGGTGTGGACCATCGCGGTCGCCGCGCTGCTGATCAGCCGCATCCCGACTCTGTCGCTCAAGACCGTGAAGGCACCTGCGAAGGCGATCGCGCCGCTGCTGGTAGGCGTTGGCCTGCTGGCCGCCGCGATCATCGTGTTCCCGCTGGCGGCACTGGCGGTCGCGCTGGTGCTGTACCTGCTGCACATCCCGTATTCGGTCTACCGGCACCGCTGGCTCGCCGCGCACCCGGAGGCGTGGGAAGTGCCGCCGCGAGAGCGTCGCGCGATCCGCCGAGCCCGCAGCCACCGACGGCTGCGGCTGCGTCCGGCCTCGGGCCGCGTCGCCGGTGCGGCGATGCGCGCGGTGCGGCGCACGAACTCGGACGTGGTGCGGAGCCGGAACCTGCGGGAGCGGGACCACAGCTCGGCCACTTCCGGACCGACCCAGCGGCGGCGCAGCTGGCGTCGGATCGGCATTCGCCGCCGTTAG
- a CDS encoding ArsR/SmtB family transcription factor: protein MEVRDSQVLAAMSHPLRRRLLDMLKPDGPANASEKTGQAVGNVSHHLKVLSGAGLVIEAPELARDRCG from the coding sequence ATGGAGGTCCGCGATTCCCAGGTGCTGGCCGCGATGTCGCATCCGCTGCGCCGCCGCCTGCTGGACATGCTGAAGCCCGACGGCCCGGCCAACGCGTCGGAGAAAACCGGGCAGGCGGTGGGCAATGTGAGCCATCACCTGAAGGTGCTTTCCGGGGCCGGGCTGGTGATCGAAGCGCCGGAACTGGCCCGGGACCGATGCGGCTGA
- a CDS encoding alpha/beta fold hydrolase has translation MAETARPDWVDDDLFPFQSRFIDIDGHTVHYVDEGSGPTLLLLHGNPTWSFLWRDVIRALRDDFRCVALDYPGFGLSTAKPGYRYLPEEHADVVTGFVDALGLSGVTLVGQDWGGPIGLAAAQRLPEVFERLVLVNAWAWPVNGDPYFEAFGRIAGGPPMRFLARRLNLVVKAFLPMGHRKRKLTDAEITHYRRAMDTPERRQASGVLPGRILASRAFFAEVEAGLPDLPTLIVWGNAQIGFRPRERERLEASFPNHKTVSLDGVGLYVESDAPDEFVAAIRDWSATP, from the coding sequence ATGGCTGAGACCGCACGGCCCGACTGGGTCGATGACGACCTGTTCCCGTTCCAGAGCCGCTTCATCGACATTGACGGGCACACCGTGCATTACGTCGACGAGGGATCCGGCCCCACCCTGCTGCTTCTGCACGGAAATCCGACCTGGTCGTTCCTCTGGCGCGACGTGATCCGGGCCCTGCGCGACGACTTCCGCTGCGTCGCCCTCGACTACCCGGGCTTCGGGCTCTCGACGGCAAAGCCCGGCTATCGCTACCTGCCCGAGGAGCACGCCGACGTGGTCACCGGGTTCGTCGACGCGCTCGGCCTCAGCGGGGTCACGCTGGTCGGGCAGGACTGGGGCGGCCCGATCGGCTTGGCCGCCGCACAGCGCCTGCCGGAAGTCTTCGAACGGCTCGTGCTCGTCAACGCCTGGGCCTGGCCGGTCAACGGCGATCCGTACTTCGAGGCGTTCGGGCGCATCGCCGGCGGACCTCCGATGCGCTTCCTGGCACGCAGGCTCAACCTCGTCGTCAAAGCGTTTCTCCCGATGGGCCACCGAAAGCGGAAGCTGACCGACGCCGAGATCACCCATTACCGCCGCGCGATGGACACGCCCGAGCGACGCCAGGCCTCCGGCGTGCTCCCCGGCCGGATTCTCGCCAGCCGGGCTTTCTTCGCCGAGGTCGAAGCTGGCCTTCCCGACCTGCCGACGCTGATCGTGTGGGGCAACGCTCAGATCGGTTTCCGGCCCCGCGAGCGCGAACGTCTGGAGGCGTCCTTCCCGAACCACAAGACCGTGAGTCTCGACGGCGTAGGGCTTTACGTGGAGTCCGACGCGCCCGACGAATTCGTCGCCGCGATCCGCGACTGGTCAGCGACGCCCTGA
- a CDS encoding serine/threonine-protein kinase, with protein MTGDVSGDLTGRQLGHYRIDSVLGKGGMSVTYQATDTRLGRKVALKVIGDHLGADAEFRERFVDEARNTSAIDHANVVPLYDFGELDGMLYIAMRMVDGGDLAGLMSAGPISPSRALSLLDQVADALDTLHNHGLVHLDVKPANVLVTSRETSREHVYVADFGLTRRGATGHRTRGGDFLGSPTYAAPEHLRGEPLDGRTDQYALTCVLFACLTGNPPFRGDVPAVIKGHLGGEPPSVASVVALPAAVDEVIRKGMAKSPNDRYPNCVAMIAAARVALGPLATSDTPPGPARPNGLPEAGMQQGPGGAGGPGGPSGPGAGGPAGPGAGGPAGPGGPGAQPGGPGAAGPGPGAPGVGAPGAPGGQAVPGSWAQPGQPGYATQGGYGGPAGYGNQPPPGYPAQPGQPQPGQPQPGQLGQPQPGQPQPGQQGYPGQAPAGPPPGYGYPGQPGQPGQQPQQGPPPGYGGYPNQPGYPGQPNQQNHPTQAFGDPMRLRPPSPAGGAGAFEKQAKSGGLKWLWIALGVLVVAGLVVGAIFLFGGDDNGNGGTAPTSSAPNIPVGPGGSKSAGPSSLRPPPSSIHIQPSH; from the coding sequence GTGACAGGCGACGTGTCGGGGGACCTCACCGGTCGCCAGCTGGGCCACTACCGCATCGACTCGGTGCTCGGCAAGGGCGGCATGAGCGTGACCTACCAGGCCACGGACACGCGGCTCGGCCGCAAGGTGGCGCTGAAGGTCATCGGTGACCACCTCGGCGCGGACGCCGAGTTCCGCGAACGGTTCGTCGACGAGGCACGCAACACCTCCGCGATCGACCACGCCAACGTCGTGCCTCTGTATGACTTCGGCGAACTCGACGGCATGCTCTACATCGCCATGCGGATGGTCGACGGCGGCGACCTCGCCGGCCTCATGTCCGCGGGCCCGATCAGCCCGTCGCGCGCGCTCAGCCTGCTCGACCAGGTCGCCGACGCCCTCGACACGCTGCACAACCACGGCCTCGTGCACCTCGACGTCAAACCGGCCAACGTCCTCGTCACCAGCCGCGAGACCTCCCGCGAGCACGTCTACGTCGCCGACTTCGGCCTCACCCGCCGCGGCGCCACCGGCCACCGCACCCGCGGCGGCGACTTCCTCGGCTCGCCCACCTACGCCGCCCCGGAACACCTGCGCGGCGAACCGCTCGACGGCCGCACCGACCAGTACGCCCTCACCTGCGTGCTGTTCGCCTGCCTGACCGGCAACCCGCCGTTCCGCGGCGACGTCCCCGCCGTCATCAAGGGCCACCTCGGCGGCGAGCCGCCGTCGGTGGCGAGCGTGGTCGCGCTCCCGGCCGCCGTGGACGAGGTCATCCGCAAGGGCATGGCGAAAAGCCCGAACGACCGCTACCCCAACTGCGTCGCGATGATCGCCGCGGCCCGGGTGGCGCTCGGCCCGCTCGCGACCTCGGACACCCCGCCGGGCCCCGCCCGGCCGAACGGACTTCCGGAGGCGGGCATGCAGCAAGGACCTGGTGGCGCGGGCGGACCCGGTGGGCCCAGTGGTCCCGGCGCTGGCGGTCCCGCCGGGCCTGGTGCCGGTGGACCGGCTGGTCCTGGCGGACCGGGCGCGCAGCCGGGAGGCCCCGGGGCTGCGGGACCGGGTCCTGGCGCTCCCGGCGTCGGTGCCCCGGGTGCGCCCGGCGGCCAGGCCGTTCCCGGCTCCTGGGCACAACCCGGCCAGCCCGGATACGCCACCCAAGGCGGCTACGGCGGCCCCGCCGGTTACGGCAACCAGCCCCCGCCCGGTTATCCAGCACAGCCCGGCCAGCCCCAGCCGGGTCAGCCGCAGCCCGGGCAACTCGGCCAACCGCAGCCCGGTCAGCCGCAGCCAGGTCAGCAGGGCTACCCCGGCCAAGCACCGGCAGGCCCCCCGCCCGGCTACGGCTACCCGGGCCAGCCAGGCCAACCGGGTCAGCAGCCTCAGCAAGGCCCCCCGCCGGGCTACGGCGGCTACCCGAACCAACCCGGCTACCCCGGTCAGCCGAACCAGCAGAACCACCCGACCCAAGCCTTCGGCGACCCGATGCGGCTGCGCCCGCCGTCCCCGGCGGGCGGCGCGGGCGCGTTCGAGAAGCAGGCCAAGAGCGGCGGCCTGAAGTGGCTGTGGATCGCGCTGGGCGTGCTCGTCGTGGCCGGACTGGTCGTCGGCGCGATCTTCCTCTTCGGCGGGGACGACAACGGCAACGGCGGCACCGCGCCGACGTCGTCCGCGCCCAACATCCCGGTCGGCCCCGGCGGCTCGAAGTCCGCCGGTCCGTCGTCGCTGCGCCCGCCGCCGTCGTCGATCCACATCCAGCCGAGCCACTGA
- a CDS encoding phosphatidylserine decarboxylase, giving the protein MSGQPTGNPLAHAVQLARETFPPMHPAGRPFLLGGLAATIVARRFSKRLGVAGALATAGMTAFFREPKRVPPLRDNVAISAADGTVSLIEEAVPPAELGLPAEPRMRVSVFLSVYDVHVQRTPAAGVISKVAYKPGKFLSADLDKASEVNERNSLVLHTVDGHELVVVQIAGLVARRIRCDVREGDKVAAGETYGIIRFGSRVDTYLPPGSRVVVAKGQRTVGGETVLAELPALGES; this is encoded by the coding sequence ATGAGCGGCCAGCCCACCGGTAACCCCCTCGCGCACGCTGTCCAGCTGGCCCGCGAGACGTTCCCGCCGATGCACCCGGCAGGACGGCCGTTCCTCCTCGGCGGTCTGGCCGCGACCATCGTGGCGCGCCGGTTCTCCAAGCGCCTCGGCGTGGCCGGCGCGCTCGCCACGGCGGGCATGACGGCGTTCTTCCGCGAGCCGAAGCGCGTGCCCCCGCTGCGGGACAACGTCGCGATCTCGGCCGCCGACGGCACCGTCTCGCTCATCGAAGAAGCGGTTCCGCCCGCCGAGCTCGGCCTGCCCGCCGAGCCGCGGATGCGGGTGAGCGTGTTCCTCTCCGTCTACGACGTGCACGTCCAGCGCACGCCGGCGGCGGGCGTGATCTCGAAGGTCGCGTACAAGCCGGGCAAATTCCTTTCCGCGGACCTCGACAAGGCGAGCGAGGTCAACGAGCGCAATTCGCTGGTGCTGCACACGGTCGACGGCCACGAGCTCGTCGTCGTGCAGATCGCCGGGCTGGTCGCGCGCCGCATCCGGTGCGACGTCCGCGAGGGCGACAAGGTGGCCGCCGGCGAGACCTACGGCATCATCCGCTTCGGCTCGCGCGTCGACACCTACCTGCCGCCGGGCAGCCGGGTCGTGGTGGCCAAGGGCCAGCGGACCGTCGGCGGCGAAACCGTGCTCGCCGAACTTCCTGCGCTGGGAGAAAGCTGA
- a CDS encoding winged helix-turn-helix transcriptional regulator, producing the protein MRGYGQYCGLARSLEIVGDRWNLLIVRQLLLGPARYRDLTDGLPGIATNLLADRLRDLEAAGVLERRLAGKGSAVEYALTPWGAELREPIESLIRWSTPLMVRGPEGDAFRPEWLALALPALLGARVKIRAAATVGFEVGGPPFQLRASRSGVEIGPRDGRELDATVRADPACVLGLAAGALALDDAKALGMIEIDGAESVVRAVFAAR; encoded by the coding sequence ATGCGCGGCTACGGTCAGTACTGCGGGCTCGCCCGGTCGCTCGAAATCGTCGGCGACCGGTGGAATCTGCTGATCGTCCGCCAGCTTCTGCTCGGGCCCGCGCGCTACCGGGACCTGACCGACGGCCTCCCGGGCATCGCGACCAACTTGCTCGCCGACCGGCTCCGCGATCTGGAGGCGGCGGGCGTCCTCGAACGGCGGCTGGCAGGCAAGGGCAGCGCGGTCGAATACGCCCTCACGCCGTGGGGTGCCGAGTTGCGGGAGCCGATCGAGAGCCTGATCCGCTGGTCGACCCCGTTGATGGTCCGCGGCCCCGAGGGCGACGCGTTCCGTCCGGAATGGCTCGCGCTCGCCCTTCCCGCACTGCTCGGCGCACGGGTCAAGATCCGGGCCGCGGCGACCGTCGGCTTCGAGGTCGGCGGCCCGCCCTTCCAACTCCGCGCGAGCCGGTCCGGCGTCGAGATCGGCCCGAGGGACGGCCGCGAACTCGACGCCACCGTCCGCGCTGATCCAGCCTGCGTCCTCGGGCTTGCCGCGGGCGCTCTCGCGCTCGACGACGCCAAGGCCCTCGGGATGATCGAAATCGACGGTGCCGAGTCTGTGGTTCGTGCCGTGTTTGCTGCTCGATAG